The DNA window CATCTTTACCCTGAGTTTGCGGATGACGGGGCCTGGAATGACTCACAGCAATGTCCAAATCCAGTAGCCACAAGGTAAAACGTGTCCAACGACCATACGGATTTCCCCATGGAGTCCCATTGTCCATCGTCATGGCATCCGGCAGTCCGTAGCGCCTAAATATGTCTGACAAATGGAATCGAGTTTCTTCGTAACTCTGTCTTTTAGTTATCTTTACACCCAAGGAAAAGCGGGAATGGTCATCCAGTACCGTTAAGGCGTGACATTGCTCCTGTCTAATGGATAGTGGACCTTTAAAGTCTATTTGCCACAGGTCATTTGGCTTTTCATGTTCAAACCGTTGCCAGTTTGGTTTTGATTCTGCAGAACTTAGCTTCAGCAAATCATTACGGCGCAGGATTTCAGTAATCGTGCTCGCAGCAGGAAGATTGCGATGTCCAAGGTTTTCCAGATGCCTTTTCAGCTTCCGACCGCCCCACTCAGGATGCATTAGTCGAGCATCCAAGATAAGTGCTTCGATATTATGCGCAGTTTGCGCAGGGCTTGATTTCGGGCGCTTAGAGCGGTCATCCATAGAGTCATTATCA is part of the Shewanella cyperi genome and encodes:
- a CDS encoding IS481 family transposase encodes the protein MSDFEDADMPWNEVLVMTLRQEFTALASKPDSNVSALCRRFGISRKTGYKWLHRATDNDSMDDRSKRPKSSPAQTAHNIEALILDARLMHPEWGGRKLKRHLENLGHRNLPAASTITEILRRNDLLKLSSAESKPNWQRFEHEKPNDLWQIDFKGPLSIRQEQCHALTVLDDHSRFSLGVKITKRQSYEETRFHLSDIFRRYGLPDAMTMDNGTPWGNPYGRWTRFTLWLLDLDIAVSHSRPRHPQTQGKDERFHRTLKDELLNRNEFSDLAHLQRKCDEWRIQYNQLRPHCALNLDVPAAHYEISRREFKEQVPEYEYSSEHAVRIVNPNGRVKFKGKAYTVGEVFGQLKVGIRPTIEDGVYAVFYRHKQVGNIQLE